A window of the Lactuca sativa cultivar Salinas chromosome 7, Lsat_Salinas_v11, whole genome shotgun sequence genome harbors these coding sequences:
- the LOC111894023 gene encoding eukaryotic translation initiation factor 5A yields the protein MSESEEHQFQSMADVGASKTYPQQAGTIRKNGYIVIKNRALKGNIFLQSQFCFGKALCRVVEVSTSKTGKHGHAKCHFLAIDISNGKKLEDIVPSSHNCDVPHVNRTDYQLIDISEDGFVSLLTENGNTKDDLKLSTDDAQLTQIKEGFGKGKDLFVTFMSAIGEEPICGLKDIGPIIPS from the exons ATGAGTGAGAGTGAAG AGCATCAGTTTCAGTCCATGGCCGATGTCGGAGCCTCCAAGACTTATCCTCAACAAGCCGGTACCATTCGCAAGAATGGTTATATCGTGATCAAGAATCGTGCTTTGAAGGGTAACATCTTTCTTCAATCTCAGTTTTGTTTTGGAAAAGCCTTGTGTCGT GTTGTGGAAGTTTCCACCTCCAAGACTGGTAAGCATGGTCATGCCAAGTGTCACTTTCTTGCAATCGACATTTCTAACGGAAAAAAGCTTGAAGATATTGTTCCATCATCCCATAATTGTGAT GTCCCCCATGTCAATCGAACCGATTACCAACTAATTGATATTTCTGAAGATGGATTT gtgagtttgctcactGAAAATGGTAACACCAAAGATGACCTCAAACTCTCTACCGATGATGCTCAACTAACTCag ATAAAGGAAGGATTTGGAAAGGGGAAGGACCTATTTGTGACTTTTATGTCAGCAATAGGAGAGGAACCGATTTGTGGTCTCAAGGACATTGGCCCCAT AATACCCTCATAA
- the LOC111894022 gene encoding protein FAR1-RELATED SEQUENCE 5-like yields the protein MVLETEATDKAIKPYINKNVDINNFVEATYETEELSDFGVNIKIDKDDVDDERILGKVFDTPDDAYTFYNDYSFLHGFGIRRDDTIKNPNTNEPFRKIYVCNKEGFKRMDKNDSSENEKKRHRDVRTGCQAMLRITRQEDGKW from the coding sequence ATGGTGCTTGAAACTGAAGCAACTGATAAGGCTATAAAACcgtatataaataaaaatgttgaCATAAACAATTTCGTGGAAGCAACATATGAAACTGAAGAACTTAGCGATTTCGGTGTGAACATTAAAATTGACaaagatgatgttgatgatgaaaggatactgggaaaggtttttgATACACCTGATGATGCCTATACATTTTAtaatgattattcatttttgcatgGCTTTGGTATACGTAGAGATGACACAATTAAAAATCCTAATACAAATGAGCCCTTTCGGAAGATATATGTATGCAACAAAGAAGGTTTCAAACGGATGGACAAAAATGATTCAAGTGAAAATGAGAAAAAACGTCATAGAGATGTTAGAACTGGATGTCAAGCTATGCTTCGAATAACAAGACAAGAAGATGGAAAATGGTAG